One region of Carya illinoinensis cultivar Pawnee chromosome 8, C.illinoinensisPawnee_v1, whole genome shotgun sequence genomic DNA includes:
- the LOC122318994 gene encoding auxin-responsive protein IAA4-like, protein MAFDKELNLEATELRLGLPGTKESEKQPTIAIKSNKRALPNFNEESCGSKENSNASHLIQKRDQEIASPAKAQVVGWPPVRSYRKNCLQLKKMEAEAAGMYVKVSMDGAPYLRKIDLKVYKGYPELLKALEEMFKFSAGEYSEREGYNGSEFVPTYEDKDGDWMLVGDVPWDMFLCSCKRLRIMKGSEAKGLGCAV, encoded by the exons ATGGCGTTTGACAAAGAACTCAATCTTGAGGCCACAGAGCTTAGGTTAGGCCTTCCTGGCACCAAGGAGTCAGAAAAACAACCAACTATTGCCATTAAGAGCAACAAAAGAGCATTGCCAAACTTTAATGAGGAGTCATGTGGATCTAAGGAAAATTCTAATGCTTCACATCTGATCCAAAAACGTGACCAAGAAATTGCTTCCCCTGCTAA GGCACAAGTAGTTGGGTGGCCACCTGTGAGATCTTACAGGAAAAACTGTTTGCAATTAAAGAAAATGGAGGCTGAAGCTGCTGGCATGTACGTGAAAGTTAGCATGGATGGAGCTCCTTATCTAAGGAAGATTGATTTGAAGGTCTACAAAGGATACCCAGAGCTCCTTAAAGCCTTGGAAGAAATGTTCAAGTTCAGTGCTG GTGAGTATTCTGAGAGGGAAGGCTACAATGGGTCAGAATTTGTGCCGActtatgaagataaagatgggGATTGGATGTTGGTTGGAGATGTTCCATGGGA TATGTTTCTCTGCTCATGCAAGAGGCTCAGAATCATGAAGGGGTCAGAAGCAAAGGGCTTGGGTTGTGCTGTGTAA